From the genome of Solidesulfovibrio carbinolicus, one region includes:
- the pyk gene encoding pyruvate kinase, producing MLTKIVATLGPASLSPDVMLEMARHGVRIFRLNFSHADAAYFAPIIKTIRAIESELGVPLTAMADLCGPKTRIGEVTGSPRTVAKGEALLLGLPDERPDPDRDERVFVSLDVPPLLAGLRVGMPVNLSDGLLQFHVTREIKADRLYEIEAQNAGLLSSNKGIAFPGKHHPLPALTKKDIKDLHEGLDVGVDAVAISFVQNAEDVIQTKEEIKRHGVWVPVVSKLERQNAVDNLDAILAVTDAVMVARGDLGLECPMSELPIIQKKIIRACRHAQRPVIVATQMLLSMVKNPIPTRAECTDVANAILDGADCVMLSEETAVGDHVVDTVKVMQEISQNALEYYLERIASPYAPKREKNPRKFVAYSACLMADNLESKAILCHTVSGANARLTSTRRPRQNIYAMTPDPRVMRFLNFAWGVKPRLLECVDCGYMEQVENFVSECPDFEKGEPVVITAGRPTPGNDMPGTNEIKIYYK from the coding sequence ATGCTGACCAAGATTGTGGCCACGCTCGGCCCCGCGTCGCTGTCCCCGGATGTCATGCTGGAGATGGCGCGCCATGGCGTGCGCATTTTCCGCCTCAACTTCTCTCATGCCGACGCGGCCTATTTCGCGCCCATCATCAAAACCATCCGGGCCATCGAAAGCGAACTCGGCGTGCCGCTCACGGCCATGGCCGATCTGTGCGGCCCCAAGACCCGCATCGGCGAGGTGACAGGCTCCCCGCGCACCGTGGCCAAGGGCGAGGCCCTGCTCCTGGGCCTGCCCGACGAACGCCCGGACCCGGACCGCGACGAGCGCGTGTTCGTCTCCCTGGATGTGCCGCCGCTTCTGGCCGGCCTGCGGGTGGGGATGCCGGTCAATTTGAGCGACGGGCTGCTCCAGTTCCACGTCACCCGGGAGATCAAGGCCGACCGACTCTATGAGATCGAGGCCCAAAACGCCGGCCTGCTCTCGTCCAACAAGGGCATCGCCTTTCCGGGCAAGCACCATCCCCTGCCGGCGCTGACCAAAAAGGACATCAAGGACCTCCACGAGGGCCTCGACGTCGGCGTGGACGCCGTGGCCATCTCCTTTGTGCAAAATGCCGAGGATGTCATCCAGACCAAGGAAGAGATCAAGCGCCACGGGGTGTGGGTGCCGGTGGTGTCCAAGCTTGAGCGGCAAAACGCCGTGGACAACCTCGACGCCATCCTGGCCGTCACCGACGCGGTGATGGTGGCGCGCGGCGACCTGGGTCTGGAATGCCCCATGTCCGAGCTGCCCATCATCCAAAAAAAGATCATCCGGGCCTGCCGCCATGCCCAGCGGCCGGTCATCGTGGCCACCCAGATGCTCCTGTCCATGGTCAAAAACCCCATCCCGACCCGGGCCGAATGCACCGACGTGGCCAACGCCATCCTGGACGGCGCGGACTGCGTCATGCTCTCGGAAGAGACGGCCGTGGGCGACCACGTGGTGGACACGGTCAAGGTGATGCAGGAAATTTCCCAGAACGCCCTGGAATACTACCTGGAGCGCATCGCCTCGCCTTACGCCCCCAAGCGCGAGAAAAACCCGCGCAAGTTCGTGGCCTATTCGGCCTGCCTCATGGCCGACAATCTGGAGAGCAAGGCCATCCTGTGCCATACGGTGAGCGGGGCCAATGCGCGGCTGACCTCCACCCGCCGGCCGCGCCAGAACATCTACGCCATGACGCCCGATCCGCGCGTCATGCGGTTTCTCAACTTCGCCTGGGGCGTGAAGCCCCGGCTTCTGGAGTGCGTCGATTGCGGCTACATGGAGCAGGTGGAGAACTTCGTGAGCGAGTGCCCGGATTTCGAGAAGGGCGAACCGGTGGTCATCACCGCCGGCCGCCCCACGCCCGGCAACGACATGCCCGGCACCAACGAGATCAAGATCTATTACAAATAG
- the phoU gene encoding phosphate signaling complex protein PhoU, with amino-acid sequence MERLIEADLQRLKTETLTAFRLAQAAVDMAVRSVFERDPALADAVITGDAAIDALECSLDAEVLRILALHQPVAGDLRAIVGCMRCAGDIERIGDQAVNIAERGLILLELAPHAPPPKLVELAEATRDFLAHTAECFTNLDLTMARRLCEESDEILELNVTILKEMAEVMRDAARPVERAVQVCFIAHGLKRVCDQCTNIAESVVFTREGACSRHRCD; translated from the coding sequence GTGGAACGCCTCATCGAAGCCGATTTGCAGCGCCTCAAAACCGAAACCTTGACCGCTTTTCGCCTGGCCCAGGCGGCCGTGGACATGGCCGTGCGCTCGGTGTTCGAGCGCGACCCGGCCCTGGCCGACGCGGTCATCACCGGCGACGCCGCCATCGACGCCCTGGAATGTTCGCTGGACGCCGAGGTGTTGCGGATACTGGCCCTGCACCAGCCCGTGGCCGGCGACCTGCGAGCCATCGTCGGCTGCATGCGCTGCGCCGGCGACATCGAACGCATCGGCGACCAGGCCGTCAACATCGCCGAGCGCGGGCTTATTCTCCTGGAATTGGCCCCGCACGCCCCGCCGCCCAAGCTTGTTGAGCTGGCCGAGGCCACCCGCGACTTCCTGGCCCACACGGCCGAGTGCTTCACCAATCTCGACCTGACCATGGCCCGGCGTCTGTGCGAGGAGTCCGACGAAATTCTGGAGCTCAACGTCACCATTCTCAAAGAGATGGCCGAGGTCATGCGCGACGCGGCCCGGCCGGTGGAGCGGGCGGTACAGGTCTGTTTCATCGCCCATGGCCTCAAGCGCGTGTGCGACCAGTGCACCAACATCGCCGAGTCCGTGGTTTTCACCCGCGAAGGGGCTTGCAGCCGCCACCGTTGCGACTGA
- a CDS encoding bestrophin-like domain, protein MTNLFWTSETSVMLLLGLPTLAYLVVAYWRNAPPIQNLSETIANFNLFNSLYSIFLSMALVTLLVNFNNVQDDTRRESEAMVSMARLLNGLDHAEGAKKALVDYAAAVVRYDRPAMAQGEMSPEAMAAIDGLWNQAYKLQPTTKAQESLTRLLLQDLADITKCRLTRRIKAKENLHPMIFGLIVAGYYVMLIKTWLTRVGNRKTQLVFELPMFAMIILVITVIEDLNTPFVGIVNIDTSFFDYALKRVSELAGLPRP, encoded by the coding sequence GTGACCAACCTGTTTTGGACCAGCGAAACCTCGGTCATGCTGCTTCTCGGCCTGCCGACCCTGGCCTACCTGGTCGTCGCCTATTGGCGCAACGCGCCGCCCATCCAGAACCTCTCGGAAACCATCGCCAACTTCAATCTCTTCAACTCCCTCTACTCCATCTTCCTGAGCATGGCCCTGGTCACCCTGCTCGTCAATTTCAACAACGTCCAGGACGACACGCGCCGGGAATCGGAAGCCATGGTTTCCATGGCCCGGCTGCTCAACGGCCTGGACCACGCCGAAGGCGCCAAAAAAGCCCTGGTCGATTACGCGGCGGCCGTGGTCCGCTACGACCGGCCGGCCATGGCCCAAGGCGAGATGTCGCCCGAGGCCATGGCTGCCATCGACGGGCTCTGGAACCAGGCCTACAAGCTGCAACCCACGACCAAAGCCCAGGAATCCCTCACCCGCCTTTTGCTGCAAGACCTCGCCGACATCACCAAATGCCGTCTGACCCGCCGCATCAAGGCCAAGGAAAACCTGCACCCCATGATTTTCGGGCTCATCGTGGCCGGCTATTACGTCATGCTCATCAAGACCTGGCTCACCCGCGTGGGCAACCGCAAGACCCAGCTCGTCTTCGAGCTGCCCATGTTCGCCATGATCATCCTGGTCATCACGGTCATTGAGGACCTCAACACGCCGTTCGTGGGCATCGTCAACATCGACACGTCGTTTTTCGACTACGCCCTCAAACGCGTCAGCGAACTGGCCGGGCTGCCAAGGCCATAA
- a CDS encoding MarC family protein, with protein sequence MTFQHYLLGLFAVANNIPALPLFMNLCRGAQAPVQHRLCGVATASSLATMAISLFIGAAVLDFFGISIAAFRIAGGLLLVSSGLSMLKSSCDEADGLPPVSVSRMIPMAVVPIAIPLTTGAGTISTIVLFAESAHTMAGLLRIGGAICVMSVVNYLAFYYSPGIVRFLGRTGMDIFTKIFGLITLALGIQFIITGLTAAFPVLH encoded by the coding sequence ATGACCTTCCAGCATTATCTGCTCGGCCTTTTCGCTGTGGCCAACAACATCCCGGCCTTGCCGCTGTTCATGAACCTGTGCCGGGGGGCGCAGGCCCCGGTGCAGCATCGGCTGTGCGGCGTGGCCACGGCCAGTTCGCTTGCCACCATGGCCATATCCCTTTTCATCGGCGCGGCGGTGCTCGACTTTTTCGGCATCTCCATCGCCGCCTTTCGCATCGCCGGCGGGCTGCTTTTGGTCTCCAGCGGGCTTTCCATGCTCAAAAGCAGTTGCGACGAGGCCGACGGGCTCCCCCCGGTGAGCGTGTCGCGCATGATCCCCATGGCCGTGGTGCCCATCGCCATACCCCTGACCACCGGGGCCGGCACCATTTCGACCATCGTGCTGTTCGCCGAATCCGCCCACACCATGGCCGGGCTTTTGCGCATCGGCGGGGCTATCTGCGTCATGAGCGTGGTCAACTATCTGGCGTTTTATTATTCGCCGGGCATCGTGCGGTTTCTTGGCCGCACCGGCATGGACATCTTCACCAAGATTTTTGGGCTGATTACCCTGGCCTTGGGCATCCAGTTCATCATCACGGGCCTGACCGCCGCTTTCCCGGTGCTGCATTAG
- a CDS encoding RNA-binding domain-containing protein has translation MLTRDQLLALLSDLESDRVERTVSTNARDKFGEAVCAFANDLPGYGKPGYLLIGVANDGTVSGLTVTDEMLTNLGGLRSEGKILPPPVLHIAKFSLDGGDVAVVEVQPSDLPPVRYNGRVWIRVGPRKAVATEREERILSERRVAMARSFDARPCQEATLDDLALGQFDAYRRVAVDAETIAANHRPLEQQLASLRFFDPNRQCPTHAGILLFGTNPRFFLPGAYVQYLRMPGTELTDIPEDQAEISGDLLSVLKELELRVRLVVQTRMRSVSPLQEQLTPNYPEQALRELLLNAVMHRNYDSNTPIRFYVFADHVEIQSPGGLYGEATRANFPHQNSYRNPVLAEAMKALGYVNRFGYGIERAQALLRQNGNPPAAFEFDERNFLVVIKQAAP, from the coding sequence ATGCTCACACGCGATCAGCTCTTGGCGCTCCTGTCCGACCTGGAGTCCGATCGCGTCGAGCGCACGGTTTCCACCAATGCCCGGGACAAATTCGGCGAGGCCGTTTGCGCCTTTGCCAATGATCTCCCGGGATACGGCAAACCGGGCTATCTGCTTATCGGCGTCGCCAACGACGGAACCGTTTCCGGCTTGACCGTCACCGACGAAATGCTGACCAATCTGGGCGGGCTGCGCAGCGAAGGCAAGATTCTGCCGCCGCCGGTATTGCACATCGCCAAGTTTTCCCTGGATGGCGGCGATGTGGCCGTGGTCGAAGTGCAGCCGTCGGATCTGCCGCCCGTGCGGTACAACGGCCGGGTCTGGATTCGGGTCGGTCCGCGAAAAGCCGTGGCCACGGAGCGCGAAGAGCGCATTTTATCCGAACGCCGGGTGGCCATGGCCCGGTCCTTCGACGCCCGCCCATGCCAGGAAGCGACCCTCGACGATCTGGCTCTCGGCCAATTCGACGCCTACCGGCGCGTGGCCGTGGATGCCGAGACCATCGCCGCCAACCACCGGCCCCTGGAACAGCAGCTGGCCTCGCTGCGTTTTTTCGACCCCAATCGCCAGTGCCCGACCCATGCCGGAATTTTGCTCTTTGGAACAAACCCACGGTTTTTCCTGCCCGGAGCCTACGTCCAATATCTGCGCATGCCGGGAACGGAACTCACGGATATTCCAGAGGATCAGGCGGAAATCTCCGGCGATTTGCTGTCGGTGCTCAAGGAACTCGAACTGCGCGTGCGTCTTGTCGTCCAGACCAGGATGCGAAGCGTTTCGCCGCTCCAGGAACAGCTGACCCCGAATTATCCCGAGCAGGCCCTGCGGGAATTGCTCTTAAACGCGGTCATGCATCGCAATTACGACAGCAACACCCCGATTCGCTTTTATGTATTTGCCGATCATGTGGAAATCCAAAGCCCCGGTGGCCTGTACGGCGAGGCCACGCGCGCCAACTTTCCGCATCAAAACAGCTACCGCAACCCGGTCCTCGCCGAAGCCATGAAGGCCCTGGGCTATGTCAACCGCTTCGGTTACGGCATCGAACGCGCCCAGGCCTTGCTGCGGCAAAACGGCAATCCGCCTGCCGCCTTCGAATTTGACGAACGCAACTTTCTGGTCGTCATCAAACAGGCCGCGCCATGA
- a CDS encoding FprA family A-type flavoprotein: MQKKPMAPGVHWLGAVDWDRRLFDDLVPLPDGTSYNAYLVQGTDKTALLDAVEPAMADTLLAQLADVPRLDYIISQHAEQDHSGAIGLLLERYPEARVLATAKGKAMLLDLLQLPEDRVEAVADGDRLELGGKTLTFLHLPWVHWPETMASYLAEDRILFSCDFFGSHIAASELFVTDPCRAREAAKRYFAEIMAPFRPMIEKNLDKLAGLPIDMIAPSHGQVYDKPDWIVAATRQWATAAPANLVALPFVSMHGSTRRMVEHLTAALVARGTAVELFNLAVADVGKLAMALLDAGTLVVGAPTVLAGPHPLAAHAAFLANALRPKAKFLSIIGSYGWGGRTVEVLAGMVPNIKAEVLEPVLCKGLPTSETYAALDRLAEAIVAGHAAQGFAARVD; this comes from the coding sequence ATGCAGAAAAAACCGATGGCTCCGGGCGTCCACTGGCTCGGCGCGGTGGACTGGGACCGGCGGCTTTTCGACGACCTCGTGCCCCTGCCCGACGGCACCTCGTACAACGCCTATCTCGTCCAGGGCACGGACAAGACGGCCCTTCTCGACGCCGTGGAGCCGGCCATGGCCGACACGCTTTTAGCCCAGTTGGCCGACGTGCCGCGCCTGGACTACATCATCAGCCAGCACGCCGAGCAGGACCATTCGGGGGCCATCGGCTTGCTCCTTGAGCGCTATCCCGAAGCCAGGGTGCTGGCCACGGCCAAGGGCAAGGCCATGCTGCTCGATCTGCTGCAACTCCCCGAGGACCGGGTGGAGGCCGTGGCCGACGGGGACCGGCTGGAACTTGGCGGCAAGACGTTGACCTTTCTCCACCTGCCCTGGGTGCATTGGCCCGAGACCATGGCCAGCTATTTGGCCGAGGACCGCATCCTTTTCAGCTGCGATTTCTTCGGCTCCCACATCGCCGCCTCGGAGCTGTTCGTCACCGACCCGTGCCGGGCGCGCGAGGCGGCCAAGCGCTACTTCGCCGAGATCATGGCCCCGTTTCGGCCCATGATCGAAAAGAACCTGGACAAGCTGGCCGGCCTGCCCATCGACATGATCGCTCCCAGCCACGGCCAGGTCTACGACAAGCCCGACTGGATCGTGGCCGCCACCCGGCAGTGGGCCACGGCTGCGCCGGCCAATCTGGTCGCCTTGCCCTTCGTGTCCATGCACGGCAGCACCCGGCGCATGGTCGAGCATCTCACAGCCGCCTTGGTGGCCAGGGGGACGGCGGTGGAACTGTTCAATCTGGCCGTGGCCGACGTCGGCAAGCTGGCCATGGCCCTGCTCGACGCCGGAACCCTCGTGGTCGGCGCGCCCACGGTCCTGGCCGGGCCGCATCCCCTGGCCGCCCATGCCGCCTTTCTGGCCAACGCCCTGCGCCCCAAGGCCAAGTTCCTGTCCATCATCGGCTCGTACGGCTGGGGCGGGCGCACGGTGGAGGTCCTGGCCGGCATGGTCCCCAACATCAAGGCCGAGGTGCTGGAGCCGGTCCTGTGCAAGGGCCTGCCCACCTCGGAGACCTATGCCGCCCTGGACCGGCTGGCCGAGGCCATCGTGGCCGGCCACGCCGCCCAGGGATTCGCGGCCCGGGTGGATTGA
- the argC gene encoding N-acetyl-gamma-glutamyl-phosphate reductase, whose protein sequence is MQTIPVGLVGVTGYTGMELARILAVHPSLTLTRATSRAEAGKPLKAIYPFLEGFPAGEVAITAPNAADLAASCRLVFLAVPHGAAMDYTAELLAAGLKVVDLSADFRLLDAGIYAAWYGLDHRHPALLPEAVYGLPELYAERLKTAKLTANPGCYPTSVILALAPALQNGLVATDDIVCDSKSGASGAGRKAVAPMLFCEVHDSFRAYNLGKHRHTPEIEQELSKLGGAAITVSFNPHLLPIDRGILSTIYTKLVAPMSVEDVRQLYARHYADAPWVRVLPVGKLPETRFVRGTMFCDIGLVVDPRTGRLIVVSAIDNLCRGASGQAVACANLMSGLPVNAGLNLAPMMP, encoded by the coding sequence ATGCAGACCATCCCCGTGGGACTCGTCGGCGTCACCGGCTACACCGGCATGGAACTGGCCCGCATCCTGGCCGTCCACCCATCCCTGACCCTGACGCGGGCCACCTCCCGGGCCGAGGCCGGCAAGCCGCTCAAGGCCATCTACCCGTTCCTGGAAGGCTTCCCGGCCGGCGAGGTGGCCATCACCGCCCCCAACGCCGCCGATCTGGCCGCCTCCTGCCGGCTGGTCTTTCTGGCCGTGCCCCACGGCGCGGCCATGGACTACACCGCCGAACTGCTGGCCGCCGGCCTCAAGGTCGTTGATCTGTCAGCCGATTTTCGCCTGCTGGACGCCGGCATCTACGCCGCCTGGTACGGCCTGGACCACCGCCACCCGGCGCTTTTGCCCGAGGCGGTCTACGGCCTGCCCGAACTTTACGCCGAGCGTCTCAAAACCGCCAAGCTCACGGCCAACCCGGGCTGCTACCCGACCTCGGTCATCCTGGCTCTGGCCCCGGCGCTGCAAAACGGCCTGGTCGCCACCGACGACATCGTGTGCGACAGCAAGTCCGGCGCGTCCGGGGCCGGACGCAAGGCCGTCGCGCCCATGCTTTTCTGCGAGGTCCACGACTCGTTTCGGGCCTACAACCTGGGCAAGCACCGCCACACCCCGGAGATCGAGCAGGAGTTGTCCAAGCTTGGCGGCGCGGCCATCACCGTGTCGTTTAATCCCCACCTGCTGCCCATCGACCGGGGCATCCTCTCGACGATCTACACCAAGCTCGTCGCGCCCATGAGCGTGGAGGACGTCCGGCAACTGTACGCCAGGCATTACGCCGACGCCCCCTGGGTGCGCGTGCTGCCGGTGGGCAAGCTGCCCGAGACGCGTTTTGTTCGCGGCACCATGTTCTGCGACATTGGCTTAGTCGTCGATCCGCGCACGGGCCGGCTCATCGTCGTCTCGGCCATCGACAACCTCTGCCGGGGCGCGTCGGGCCAAGCGGTGGCCTGCGCCAACCTCATGTCCGGCCTGCCGGTCAATGCCGGGCTTAATCTCGCGCCCATGATGCCGTAA
- a CDS encoding MFS transporter — MPFPAAGAPVLTLITVCIAQFMAPFMLTAVGVALPSLGRDLGASAMQLGLIEQLYVVSLAMAMLAFGRLGDIVGQRKVLLPGLALFTGLTCSLGFAGSVEMVLVQRFFQGLGAAMVLSGSLAMVAAAYPPEIRGRKIGLVSACTYAGLSVGPVIGGWVAGHFGWRSVFLMSAPLGLCATAMCLFGVRQGKAAASGEGMDWPGAMAYAASVGLIMLGAAHARELRLGPAMIGGGLIGLACFLRLQAKTPCPLLDVSLLRQNRFFTLSCLAALGNYAATFGITFLMSLYLQYAKGLPPRLAGLALLCQPVMQVIASPVAGRLAERFAPAKLATVGMLVSSAGLLACAAGIGQDTPLWLLGLELAVIGTGFGLFITPNSTAIMGSVTKRQFGLASGMVASMRTLGMAVSMTSVTLIFALLMGEAAIGPDTLPAFLTSMRIGLTAFAAYSCLGVILSFLRGKTR, encoded by the coding sequence ATGCCTTTCCCCGCCGCCGGTGCGCCGGTTTTGACCCTGATCACCGTCTGCATCGCCCAGTTCATGGCCCCGTTCATGCTGACCGCCGTGGGCGTGGCCCTGCCGTCGCTGGGCCGCGATCTCGGGGCCTCGGCCATGCAGTTGGGGCTTATCGAACAACTCTACGTCGTCTCCCTGGCCATGGCCATGCTGGCCTTTGGGCGGCTTGGCGACATCGTGGGCCAGCGCAAGGTGCTGCTGCCCGGGCTGGCCCTTTTCACCGGACTCACCTGTTCCCTGGGCTTTGCCGGTTCGGTGGAGATGGTGCTCGTGCAGCGGTTTTTCCAGGGCCTGGGCGCGGCCATGGTGCTGTCGGGGTCCCTGGCCATGGTGGCGGCGGCCTATCCGCCGGAGATTCGCGGCCGCAAGATCGGGCTGGTCTCGGCTTGCACCTATGCCGGGCTGTCGGTGGGGCCGGTCATCGGCGGCTGGGTCGCCGGGCATTTCGGCTGGCGCTCCGTGTTTCTCATGTCCGCGCCCCTGGGGCTTTGCGCCACGGCCATGTGCCTGTTCGGGGTGCGCCAGGGCAAAGCCGCCGCCTCGGGCGAGGGCATGGACTGGCCGGGTGCTATGGCCTACGCGGCAAGCGTGGGGCTTATCATGCTCGGCGCGGCCCACGCCCGGGAGCTGCGGCTCGGGCCGGCCATGATCGGCGGCGGGCTGATCGGGCTGGCCTGTTTCCTGCGCCTGCAGGCCAAAACCCCCTGTCCGCTGCTGGACGTGTCGCTGTTGCGCCAAAACCGGTTTTTCACCCTGAGCTGTCTGGCGGCCCTGGGCAACTACGCCGCCACCTTTGGCATCACCTTTCTCATGAGCCTGTATCTGCAATACGCCAAGGGGTTGCCGCCGCGTCTGGCCGGGCTGGCGCTGTTGTGCCAACCGGTCATGCAGGTCATCGCCTCGCCCGTAGCCGGCCGGCTGGCCGAGCGGTTCGCCCCGGCCAAGCTGGCCACGGTGGGCATGCTCGTCAGTTCGGCCGGACTGCTCGCCTGCGCCGCCGGCATTGGCCAGGACACGCCGCTGTGGCTGCTCGGCCTGGAGCTGGCCGTCATCGGTACGGGATTTGGGCTTTTCATCACGCCCAATTCCACAGCCATCATGGGCAGCGTAACAAAGCGCCAGTTCGGCCTGGCCTCGGGCATGGTGGCCAGCATGCGCACGCTCGGCATGGCCGTGTCCATGACCAGCGTGACGCTCATTTTCGCCCTGCTCATGGGCGAGGCGGCCATCGGCCCGGACACGCTGCCGGCCTTTCTGACCAGCATGCGCATCGGGCTGACCGCCTTTGCCGCCTATTCCTGCCTGGGGGTCATCCTGTCGTTTCTGCGGGGGAAAACGCGCTGA
- a CDS encoding Nif11-like leader peptide family natural product precursor, producing MTMDNVRRLYERFESDKELRKKLYMAEGKDAREAALREAGLFFTDAEFDEMIDPLHVKCQTVEEAERFFEFRNWWDMLRRS from the coding sequence ATGACCATGGACAACGTGCGCCGGCTTTACGAGCGCTTCGAGAGCGACAAGGAGCTGCGCAAGAAGCTCTACATGGCCGAAGGCAAGGACGCCCGCGAGGCGGCCCTGCGCGAGGCCGGACTTTTTTTCACCGACGCCGAATTCGACGAGATGATCGATCCGCTCCACGTCAAATGCCAGACCGTGGAAGAGGCCGAGCGGTTCTTTGAATTCCGCAACTGGTGGGACATGCTTCGGAGAAGTTAG
- a CDS encoding DUF1844 domain-containing protein, with protein MASESDKTGGCCGQRSGQEPCMPPVSFITFILSLAQSAMVLMGEAPDPESGRTLSNLPEAKHTIDILAMLDCKTRGNLTSEEKEVLGSLLCDLRMLYVKKQ; from the coding sequence ATGGCCAGCGAATCCGACAAGACCGGGGGCTGCTGCGGGCAGCGCTCCGGCCAGGAACCGTGCATGCCGCCGGTCTCCTTTATCACCTTCATTTTGTCCCTGGCCCAGTCGGCCATGGTGCTCATGGGCGAAGCCCCGGACCCGGAATCCGGCCGCACCCTGAGCAATCTGCCCGAGGCCAAACACACCATCGACATCCTGGCCATGCTCGACTGCAAGACGCGCGGCAACCTGACGAGCGAGGAAAAAGAAGTGCTCGGCAGCCTCTTGTGCGATTTGCGGATGCTCTACGTCAAAAAGCAGTAA
- a CDS encoding DUF1847 domain-containing protein, which produces MDEQQVPLPQCAVCPYDWSERWCRAAKGKAPADCPSLRLRDLAGASVACMTEGACAAFAKQASLQEAACYAGGEDGYAAVRAVKPRIVEIVEFARRMGYQRLGLAFCIGLRFEAKVVHEILTTNGFAVASVSCKAGGKAKALLGIGPAEQVDPTAAHETMCNPVFQALALNEARTDFNVLLGLCVGHDSLFFKHAEAMGTVLAVKDRVLGHNPLAAIYQYDTYYRHLKNPLPD; this is translated from the coding sequence ATGGACGAACAACAAGTCCCCCTGCCCCAGTGCGCTGTGTGCCCTTACGACTGGTCCGAGCGCTGGTGCCGGGCGGCCAAGGGCAAGGCCCCGGCCGATTGCCCGTCGCTTAGGCTGCGCGATCTGGCCGGCGCGTCGGTGGCCTGCATGACCGAAGGGGCCTGCGCCGCCTTCGCCAAGCAGGCCTCGCTCCAGGAAGCGGCCTGCTACGCCGGAGGCGAAGACGGCTACGCCGCCGTGCGGGCGGTCAAGCCCCGCATCGTGGAGATCGTGGAGTTCGCCCGGCGCATGGGCTACCAACGGCTCGGCCTGGCCTTTTGCATCGGCCTGCGTTTCGAGGCCAAGGTGGTCCACGAAATTCTCACGACCAACGGCTTTGCCGTGGCCTCGGTGAGCTGCAAGGCCGGCGGCAAGGCCAAGGCGCTTTTGGGCATCGGCCCGGCCGAACAGGTCGACCCCACCGCCGCCCACGAAACCATGTGCAATCCGGTGTTCCAGGCCTTGGCCCTCAACGAGGCCCGCACCGACTTCAACGTGCTGCTCGGCCTATGCGTTGGCCACGATTCGCTCTTTTTCAAGCACGCCGAGGCCATGGGCACGGTGTTGGCCGTCAAGGACCGGGTGCTTGGCCACAATCCCCTGGCCGCGATCTACCAATACGACACCTACTATCGGCATCTCAAGAATCCCTTGCCCGATTGA
- a CDS encoding ParA family protein → MTSLVFFNNKGGVGKTVLVYHLAWMYASLGIRTLAVDLDPQANLTSMFLDEAALEDLWPDGEHPGTLYGAIKPILRGRGDIAPPTAYTVGEALHLLPGDLGLSGFEDKLSDAWPKCHNKDEAAFRVTTAFYRIIEQVAADVRAEITLIDIGPNLGAINRSALLAVDAICVPLAPDLFSLQGLKNLGPTLQDWREAWHDMRKKAPADLPVPDGKFKPLGYVVMQHGFRESRPVKAYKRWMDRIPATYQEYILGKQARRLPSLDMDPNCLAILKHYRSLMPMAMEANKPMFSLKPSDGAIGSHVEAVKKCFDDFDRLARRIANKTDIMLF, encoded by the coding sequence ATGACCAGCCTCGTTTTTTTCAACAACAAAGGCGGCGTCGGCAAGACCGTCCTCGTCTACCACCTGGCCTGGATGTACGCCTCCTTGGGCATTCGTACCCTGGCCGTGGACCTCGACCCCCAGGCCAACCTGACGTCCATGTTCTTGGACGAGGCCGCCCTCGAAGACCTTTGGCCGGACGGGGAGCATCCCGGCACCCTTTACGGCGCGATCAAACCCATTTTGCGGGGGCGTGGCGACATCGCCCCGCCGACGGCCTACACGGTCGGGGAGGCGCTCCATCTGCTGCCCGGCGACCTCGGCCTGTCGGGATTTGAAGACAAGCTTTCGGACGCCTGGCCCAAGTGCCACAACAAGGATGAAGCCGCCTTCCGGGTGACAACGGCCTTTTACCGGATCATTGAGCAAGTCGCCGCCGACGTGCGGGCGGAAATCACATTGATCGACATCGGCCCCAACCTGGGGGCCATCAACCGTTCCGCCCTGCTTGCCGTCGACGCCATCTGCGTGCCGCTGGCTCCAGACCTTTTCTCCTTGCAGGGCCTCAAAAACCTTGGCCCCACGCTCCAAGACTGGCGTGAGGCCTGGCATGACATGCGCAAAAAGGCTCCTGCCGATCTCCCCGTTCCCGACGGCAAGTTCAAACCGTTGGGGTACGTCGTCATGCAGCACGGCTTCCGGGAATCCCGGCCCGTGAAAGCCTACAAGCGCTGGATGGACCGCATCCCTGCGACATACCAGGAATACATTTTGGGCAAACAAGCCCGACGCTTGCCAAGCCTTGACATGGACCCGAACTGCCTCGCAATTTTGAAGCACTATCGCAGCCTCATGCCCATGGCCATGGAAGCCAACAAGCCCATGTTTTCCCTGAAGCCATCAGATGGAGCTATTGGATCACACGTTGAAGCCGTCAAGAAATGTTTTGATGATTTTGATAGACTTGCTCGCCGCATAGCAAACAAAACGGACATCATGCTTTTCTAA